From a region of the Poecile atricapillus isolate bPoeAtr1 chromosome 16, bPoeAtr1.hap1, whole genome shotgun sequence genome:
- the CRYBB1 gene encoding beta-crystallin B1: MSETTKPAAPGQAADEKEKAAPAPTPSLDPAPVANSKGEEPSPEAFRIVVFDQENFQGRQMEFTAECLNLADRGFDRVRSVIVTSGPWVAYEQANMRGEMFILEKGEYPRWDTWSSSYRSDCFMSMRPIKMEAEDHKISLYESADFKGNKMEIQEDDVPSLWAYGFCDRVGSVQVPSGTWVGYQYPGYRGYQYLFETGDFRHWNEWSAFQPQIQSIRRIRDMQWDQKGTFVTPDAPSD; encoded by the exons ATGTCTGAGACCACAAAACCCGCTGCTCCCGGCCAGGCTGCGGATGAGAAGGAGAAGGCAGCTCCTGCACCAACCCCATCCCTCGACCCTGCTCCTGTCGCAAACAGCAAGGGCGAGGAGCCCTCCCCAGAAGCCTTCAGG ATCGTTGTCTTCGACCAGGAGAACTTCCAGGGCAGGCAGATGGAGTTCACTGCCGAGTGCCTGAACCTGGCTGACCGTGGCTTCGACCGGGTGCGCAGTGTCATTGTCACCTCTGGACC CTGGGTGGCCTACGAGCAGGCCAACATGCGCGGGGAgatgttcatcctggagaagggCGAGTACCCTCGCTGGGACACCTGGTCCAGCAGCTACCGGAGCGACTGCTTCATGTCCATGCGTCCCATCAAAATG GAGGCTGAGGACCACAAAATCTCCCTCTACGAGTCTGCTGACTTCAAGGGCAACAAGATGGAAATCCAGGAGGACGACGTGCCCAGCCTCTGGGCTTATGGCTTCTGCGACCGCGTGGGCAGCGTGCAGGTGCCCAGTGGAAC ttGGGTCGGGTACCAGTACCCTGGCTACAGAGGCTACCAGTACCTCTTTGAGACCGGAGACTTCCGACACTGGAATGAGTGGTCTGCCTTCCAGCCCCAGATCCAGTCCATCCGCCGCATCCGGGACATGCAGTGGGACCAGAAGGGCACCTTTGTCACCCCTGACGCGCCCTCCGACTGA
- the CRYBA4 gene encoding beta-crystallin A4 produces the protein MTHRCKKSSGLWKIVVWDEPFFQGKKHEFTTDCYSTPEHGFSTVRSCKIESGAWAGFEHCGFQGQQFVLERGEYPCWEAWSGSNAYHVERMCSFRPIACADHGRSRLMLFEQENFQGKRAEMNDDCPSLPALGWGSSTVGSFLVRSGAWVCSQYPGYRGFQYLLESDSPAGEYKHVREWGSHAQTGQVQSIRRVQQ, from the exons ATGACCCACCGCTGCAAGAAATCCTCTGGTCTCTGGAAG ATCGTGGTGTGGGATGAGCCTTTCTTCCAGGGCAAGAAGCACGAGTTCACCACCGACTGCTACAGCACCCCGGAGCACGGCTTCAGCACCGTCCGCTCCTGCAAGATCGAGAGCGGGGC gtGGGCAGGCTTCGAGCACTGCGGCTTCCAGGGGCAGCAGTTCGTGCTGGAGCGAGGAGAGTACCCGTGCTGGGAGGCATGGAGCGGCAGCAACGCCTACCACGTGGAGAGGATGTGCTCCTTCCGCCCCATCGCCTGCGCC GACCACGGACGGAGCAGGCTGATGCTCTTTGAGCAGGAGAACTTCCAGGGCAAGCGGGCAGAGATGAACGACGACTGCCCCTCGCTGCCcgccctgggctggggcagcagcaccGTGGGCTCCTTCCTTGTCCGCTCCGGAGC GTGGGTCTGCTCGCAGTACCCGGGGTACCGGGGCTTCCAGTACCTCCTGGAGAGCGACAGCCCCGCGGGCGAGTACAAGCACGTGCGGGAGTGGGGGTCCCACGCTCAGACGGGCCAGGTCCAGTCCATCCGCAGGGTCCAGCAGTGA